One Dokdonia sp. Dokd-P16 genomic window carries:
- a CDS encoding helix-turn-helix transcriptional regulator: MKNLVKVERARHNLTQAELAKEINVSRQTIHAIEKSKFNPSVTLAIRMARFFKVTVEYLFDIDD; the protein is encoded by the coding sequence ATGAAAAATCTTGTAAAAGTAGAAAGAGCTAGGCATAACTTGACACAAGCAGAATTGGCGAAAGAAATAAACGTTTCTCGACAAACTATTCACGCAATAGAAAAAAGCAAATTTAATCCATCTGTTACTTTAGCAATTAGAATGGCTCGTTTTTTCAAAGTAACTGTTGAATATTTATTTGATATTGACGATTAA
- a CDS encoding helix-turn-helix domain-containing protein, whose amino-acid sequence MTEYNLEYLNSLIENKVEESLNLEYKSSGALGKQNNKTTEISKDVSSLANSDGGVIIYGIAEDENNHLPKEIDPIDLKQFSNEWLEQIIESKIRPRMANFKIYPINIDSNKVVYVVEVKKSNTAHQADDKRYYKRFNFQSTAMYDYEVRDIMNRSKNPMISLDFKFKNQHKEIIIYAINSGSVYAKYVNVKFRIPKKICEEKYFNSFNHEIFEINTDNTIRDVLDVQILGMGNVNEKYGPSRYEPILPKQRFKLTEIKLTNYPFDYENILEWEIFCDNSEPIKGEVRFADLLNK is encoded by the coding sequence TTGACCGAATACAATTTAGAATATTTGAATTCTCTAATTGAGAATAAGGTAGAAGAAAGTCTTAATCTTGAATACAAATCTTCAGGAGCTTTAGGTAAACAGAATAATAAAACGACCGAAATATCTAAAGATGTAAGTTCGCTTGCAAATTCAGATGGAGGAGTTATTATTTATGGAATTGCAGAAGATGAAAATAATCATCTTCCAAAAGAAATTGACCCAATTGACCTTAAGCAATTCTCTAATGAATGGTTAGAGCAAATAATTGAAAGTAAAATTCGACCTAGAATGGCGAATTTTAAAATATATCCAATCAATATTGACTCAAATAAAGTTGTTTACGTTGTCGAAGTCAAAAAGAGCAATACAGCTCATCAAGCAGACGATAAGAGATATTATAAACGATTCAACTTCCAATCAACTGCAATGTATGATTATGAAGTTAGAGATATTATGAACAGGAGTAAGAATCCTATGATTTCTTTAGATTTTAAATTTAAAAATCAACACAAGGAAATTATTATATATGCAATAAATTCAGGTTCTGTTTATGCCAAATATGTAAACGTAAAATTTAGAATTCCAAAAAAGATTTGCGAAGAAAAATATTTTAATTCCTTCAACCACGAAATTTTTGAGATTAACACCGACAATACAATAAGAGACGTGCTAGATGTTCAAATTTTAGGAATGGGAAACGTAAATGAGAAATACGGACCTTCTAGGTATGAGCCAATATTACCAAAACAAAGATTTAAATTAACAGAAATAAAATTAACTAATTACCCTTTCGACTATGAAAATATATTAGAATGGGAAATATTTTGCGATAATTCTGAGCCAATAAAAGGAGAAGTAAGATTCGCTGATTTATTAAACAAATAA
- a CDS encoding pyridoxal-phosphate dependent enzyme, giving the protein MKYAENILGTIGDTPMVKMNALVKDLPCLVLAKYETFNPGNSVKDRMALQMVEDAEAAGILKPGGTIIEGTSGNTGMGLALAAIIKGYKMICVISDKQSKEKMDILRAVGSEVVVCPTNVEPSDPRSYYSTSKRLAEETPNSWYVNQYDNPSNCKAHFNSTGPEIWDQTDGKVTHFVVGVGTGGTISGVGSYLKMKNPNVKVWGIDTYGSVFKKYKETGIFDENEIYPYITEGIGEDILPLNVNFSIIDGFTKVTDKDAAVYTRRLAKEEGMFLGNSAGSAIKGLLQLNEEGKFGPDDVVVVLFHDHGSRYVGKMFNDDWMRERGFLDQEYKVASDLIQNHIDKPLVTVKTEELVSHAIERMRDYKISQIPVEDVTGIVGSVDEGDLFRAYMENNEVADLPIKEVMGAAYPIVQKNATVAEVSKLISKENNAVLVDLGDGKHHIITKHDIINAM; this is encoded by the coding sequence ATGAAATACGCTGAAAATATATTAGGAACGATAGGAGACACTCCTATGGTAAAAATGAACGCCCTTGTAAAAGACCTTCCTTGTCTTGTGCTAGCAAAATATGAAACTTTTAACCCTGGGAACTCTGTAAAAGACCGTATGGCGTTACAGATGGTAGAAGATGCAGAGGCTGCAGGGATTCTTAAACCTGGAGGGACTATTATAGAAGGTACTTCTGGTAATACGGGAATGGGTCTTGCCCTTGCTGCGATTATTAAAGGGTATAAAATGATCTGTGTAATCTCAGATAAGCAGTCTAAAGAGAAGATGGATATCTTGCGTGCTGTAGGTAGTGAGGTGGTAGTATGTCCTACAAACGTGGAGCCATCAGATCCAAGATCATACTACTCTACATCAAAAAGACTTGCCGAAGAAACACCAAATAGCTGGTACGTAAACCAGTATGATAATCCTTCTAACTGTAAGGCACACTTTAATAGTACGGGACCAGAAATCTGGGATCAAACAGATGGAAAGGTGACGCACTTTGTGGTAGGTGTAGGAACAGGAGGTACCATCTCTGGGGTAGGAAGCTATCTTAAAATGAAAAACCCAAATGTAAAAGTATGGGGAATTGATACGTATGGTTCTGTATTTAAAAAATATAAGGAGACAGGTATTTTTGACGAAAATGAGATTTACCCATACATCACTGAGGGAATAGGGGAAGATATATTACCGCTTAATGTAAACTTCAGCATCATCGATGGATTTACAAAGGTAACAGATAAGGATGCTGCTGTATACACAAGACGCCTTGCCAAAGAGGAAGGAATGTTCTTGGGGAATTCTGCAGGTTCTGCAATTAAGGGATTATTACAACTTAATGAGGAGGGGAAATTTGGCCCAGATGATGTTGTGGTAGTACTCTTCCACGATCACGGTAGCCGTTACGTAGGGAAGATGTTTAATGACGACTGGATGCGTGAGCGCGGTTTCTTAGACCAGGAATATAAAGTAGCAAGCGATTTAATTCAGAATCATATAGATAAACCACTTGTTACTGTAAAGACAGAGGAGCTGGTGTCGCACGCTATAGAGCGCATGCGTGATTATAAAATCTCACAAATCCCTGTAGAAGATGTGACAGGTATTGTAGGTTCTGTAGATGAGGGTGACCTCTTTAGAGCATACATGGAGAATAACGAGGTGGCAGATTTACCTATCAAGGAGGTGATGGGAGCAGCATATCCTATTGTGCAGAAAAATGCTACCGTAGCAGAGGTTTCAAAACTTATCTCAAAAGAAAATAATGCAGTCTTAGTAGATCTAGGCGATGGTAAACATCATATTATTACAAAGCATGATATTATTAATGCGATGTAA
- a CDS encoding peptide chain release factor 3 — protein sequence MSFKKEIARRRTFGIVSHPDAGKTTLTEKLLLFGGAIQEAGAVKSNKIKKGATSDFMEIERQRGISVATSVLAFEYNGIKINILDTPGHKDFAEDTFRTLTAVDSVIVVVDVAKGVEPQTEKLVEVCRMRNIPMIVFVNKLDREGKDAFELLDEIEEKLHLSVTPLSFPIGMGYDFKGIYNLWEKNVNLFSGDSRKNIEETIKISNLQDEVLDKLVGPKAADNLREEIGLVQGVYPAFNQQDYLDGKQQPVFFGSALNNFGVRELLDCFVKIAPPPRPKKSEERLVQPDEKDFSGFVFKIHANMDPKHRDRLAFIKIVSGVFERNKPYLHVRHKKNLKFSSPNAFFAERKEIVDISYPGDIVGLHDTGNFKIGDTLTSGEELHYKGIPAFSPEHFRYINNADPMKSKQLAKGIDQLMDEGVAQLFTLELNGRKVIGTVGALQYEVIQYRLEHEYGAKCTYEPLSVSKACWVDPEDPKSEEFKEFLRVKQRFMAKDKRGQLVFLADSPFTLQMTQQKYPSVKMHYVSEFKD from the coding sequence ATGAGTTTTAAAAAAGAAATAGCCCGTCGCCGAACGTTTGGAATTGTATCTCACCCAGATGCAGGAAAGACAACACTTACTGAAAAATTACTCCTTTTTGGTGGAGCAATTCAAGAAGCTGGGGCTGTAAAATCTAATAAAATTAAAAAGGGAGCGACGAGTGACTTTATGGAAATAGAACGCCAGCGTGGTATTTCTGTAGCCACTTCTGTTCTTGCTTTTGAATATAATGGCATTAAAATAAACATCCTTGATACTCCTGGTCACAAGGATTTTGCCGAAGATACTTTTAGAACATTAACTGCTGTAGATAGTGTTATTGTGGTAGTAGATGTCGCAAAAGGTGTAGAGCCACAGACAGAAAAACTCGTGGAAGTATGTAGAATGCGCAACATCCCAATGATTGTTTTTGTAAATAAACTGGATCGTGAGGGTAAAGATGCTTTTGAACTACTAGATGAAATAGAAGAAAAACTACACCTATCAGTTACTCCTTTAAGTTTCCCTATTGGTATGGGATATGATTTTAAAGGAATTTACAACCTTTGGGAGAAAAATGTTAACCTCTTTAGTGGAGATAGTAGAAAAAATATCGAGGAAACCATCAAAATCTCAAATCTTCAAGATGAAGTGCTTGATAAGCTCGTAGGCCCTAAAGCTGCCGATAATCTTAGAGAAGAGATAGGGCTAGTACAAGGAGTATATCCAGCGTTTAACCAGCAGGATTATCTTGATGGAAAGCAACAACCTGTATTTTTTGGTTCTGCCTTAAATAATTTTGGAGTAAGGGAATTACTAGATTGTTTTGTAAAAATTGCTCCACCACCACGTCCAAAAAAGAGTGAAGAACGCCTAGTACAACCAGATGAAAAAGACTTCTCTGGCTTTGTATTTAAGATTCACGCAAACATGGATCCTAAGCACAGGGACAGACTTGCTTTTATAAAAATAGTTTCTGGTGTTTTTGAACGCAACAAGCCTTATTTACACGTAAGACATAAAAAAAACCTCAAGTTTTCTAGTCCTAACGCATTTTTTGCAGAGCGTAAGGAGATTGTAGATATCTCATACCCAGGTGATATTGTGGGACTACACGATACCGGTAACTTTAAAATAGGTGACACACTTACTTCTGGCGAAGAGCTGCATTACAAAGGAATACCTGCATTCTCTCCTGAGCATTTCAGGTATATAAACAATGCAGACCCTATGAAATCTAAGCAGCTTGCAAAGGGAATTGACCAACTTATGGATGAAGGCGTAGCGCAATTATTTACGCTAGAGCTTAATGGCCGTAAGGTTATAGGTACTGTAGGAGCGCTACAATATGAGGTAATACAATACCGCCTTGAGCACGAATATGGAGCTAAGTGTACCTACGAACCTCTAAGTGTGTCAAAAGCTTGCTGGGTTGACCCAGAAGATCCAAAAAGTGAAGAGTTCAAAGAATTTTTACGAGTAAAACAACGTTTTATGGCAAAAGACAAAAGAGGCCAACTCGTATTTCTAGCAGATTCTCCATTTACTTTACAAATGACACAACAAAAATATCCGTCTGTAAAAATGCACTATGTAAGTGAATTTAAAGATTAA
- a CDS encoding alanine dehydrogenase: METNSSPFTREMLLPQEECLEVEKKRGELFIGIPRETHFQERRVCLTPDAVGALTANGHRVMVESKAGKGARYTDKDYSENGAEITQDTAKVFSCPMILKVEPPSLEEIEMMNPQTVLISALQIKTQKKQYFEKLASKRITALAFEFIKDEDGTYPAVRTLSEIAGTAAVQMAAEIMSSPETGTGMLLGNISGVPPAEIVIIGAGTVGEFAARSAIGLGANVKIFDNSITKLRCIQTNVGRPLYTSTLQPKNLVKALKRCDVVIGAVRGANRAPVIVSERMVEGMKNGAVIIDVSIDMGGCFETSEVTTHDKPTYKKHGVTHYCVPNIPARFARTASVSLSNIFTPYLLDIAEEGGIENKLRYDRGLKNGLYFYHGILTKKSVADWFDLSYRDINLLIF; the protein is encoded by the coding sequence ATGGAAACCAATAGCTCACCTTTTACTAGAGAAATGTTGCTTCCTCAAGAGGAATGTCTTGAGGTCGAAAAGAAACGAGGAGAGCTCTTTATTGGGATTCCTAGAGAGACACACTTTCAAGAACGCAGGGTATGCTTAACGCCCGATGCTGTGGGAGCACTTACGGCAAATGGACACCGCGTGATGGTGGAGTCTAAAGCTGGAAAAGGAGCACGCTACACAGATAAGGACTACTCAGAAAACGGCGCCGAGATCACGCAAGACACTGCCAAAGTGTTTTCTTGCCCTATGATTCTTAAGGTAGAACCACCTTCTCTAGAAGAAATTGAGATGATGAACCCACAAACGGTGCTCATCTCTGCCTTACAGATCAAAACCCAGAAGAAACAATATTTTGAAAAACTCGCCAGCAAGCGCATCACCGCACTCGCTTTTGAGTTTATAAAAGATGAAGACGGCACCTACCCTGCCGTGCGCACACTCTCTGAGATTGCTGGTACCGCAGCTGTACAGATGGCGGCAGAGATTATGTCTAGCCCAGAAACGGGTACAGGTATGCTGCTAGGGAATATAAGCGGCGTGCCACCAGCAGAAATTGTGATTATAGGAGCAGGCACCGTAGGCGAGTTTGCCGCGCGATCTGCTATCGGACTAGGAGCAAATGTGAAGATTTTTGACAACTCTATCACAAAACTACGCTGCATACAGACTAATGTAGGCAGGCCATTATACACCTCTACCCTACAGCCTAAGAATCTTGTAAAAGCCCTCAAGCGTTGTGACGTGGTCATAGGTGCTGTGCGAGGTGCAAACCGCGCACCGGTCATAGTGAGCGAGCGCATGGTAGAAGGGATGAAAAATGGCGCGGTCATTATAGATGTAAGTATCGATATGGGAGGTTGTTTTGAAACCTCAGAAGTTACTACCCATGATAAACCTACCTATAAAAAACATGGAGTAACGCACTACTGTGTACCTAATATCCCTGCGAGATTTGCCCGTACGGCATCTGTATCTCTCAGTAATATTTTTACCCCTTACCTACTTGACATTGCAGAGGAAGGTGGTATAGAAAATAAGCTACGCTACGACCGCGGATTAAAAAATGGATTGTATTTTTACCACGGTATTTTAACCAAAAAATCGGTAGCAGATTGGTTTGACCTTTCTTACCGAGACATCAACCTTTTGATCTTCTAG
- a CDS encoding efflux RND transporter periplasmic adaptor subunit produces the protein MKKSVMIIGLFLLIIQTSCHTKKEEKKEHTAFLVTNPIKKDTTITKDYVSQIHAIRHIEVRALEKGYLKSISVDEGQLVKKGQAMFQIMPNIYQAELQKAQAESNVAEIELQNTKLLADGNVVSQNELAMASANYDKSKAEVSLAQTHLGFAQIKAPFDGIMDHLEVREGSLLDEGELLTTLSDNSKMWVYFNVPEAQYLDYMMNGHKDDKEEVRLLLANNREFNQKGIVETIEGEFNNETGNIAFRATFPNPDGVLRHGQTGSVLMTVPFKDVILIPQKATFEILDKTYVFVVDNENRVRQREITIGAELPNIYVISKGLSETDTILLEGIRMVKNNEEIHTKFEEPKKVLESLDLYAE, from the coding sequence ATGAAAAAATCAGTCATGATTATAGGCTTGTTTTTGCTTATAATTCAAACAAGTTGTCATACAAAAAAAGAAGAAAAAAAGGAACATACCGCCTTTCTTGTAACCAATCCTATTAAAAAAGACACCACAATTACTAAAGATTATGTGAGTCAAATTCATGCCATTAGGCACATTGAAGTAAGAGCTTTAGAAAAAGGCTATTTAAAGAGTATTTCAGTAGATGAAGGACAACTTGTTAAAAAAGGGCAAGCGATGTTCCAAATTATGCCTAATATTTATCAAGCTGAACTACAGAAAGCACAAGCAGAATCTAATGTCGCAGAAATTGAATTGCAGAACACCAAATTATTGGCAGATGGTAATGTGGTTTCTCAAAATGAATTAGCAATGGCAAGTGCCAACTATGATAAATCGAAAGCTGAAGTATCCTTAGCACAAACCCATTTAGGTTTTGCACAAATCAAAGCACCCTTTGATGGCATTATGGACCATCTTGAAGTGAGGGAAGGTAGTCTTTTGGATGAAGGCGAATTATTAACCACACTTTCAGACAACAGTAAAATGTGGGTATATTTTAATGTTCCTGAAGCGCAGTATTTAGATTATATGATGAACGGTCATAAAGATGATAAAGAAGAAGTTCGTTTGTTATTGGCAAATAACCGTGAGTTTAATCAAAAAGGTATTGTTGAGACTATAGAAGGCGAATTTAACAATGAAACTGGAAATATAGCCTTTCGTGCAACCTTTCCAAATCCTGACGGAGTGCTAAGACACGGACAAACAGGTAGTGTTTTAATGACAGTACCTTTTAAGGATGTGATTTTAATTCCGCAGAAAGCAACCTTCGAAATTTTAGATAAAACCTATGTTTTTGTTGTAGATAACGAAAATAGAGTAAGACAGCGTGAGATTACCATTGGCGCAGAATTACCAAATATCTATGTGATTAGTAAAGGACTTTCAGAAACTGATACCATTCTTTTAGAAGGTATTAGGATGGTTAAGAATAATGAAGAAATCCATACTAAGTTTGAAGAACCTAAAAAGGTTTTGGAATCGTTAGACCTGTACGCAGAATAA
- a CDS encoding DUF2851 family protein has product MQEDFLHYLWKFKKYAFAKAETTTGLPITLINVGQHNHLAGPDFFNTTLVIGNQKWAGNVEIHLKSSDWYAHNHETDAAYDNVILHVVWEHDVEIYRKDNTAIPTLVLKELVVEKALRSYKELFNNQSQQWINCENSIREIPQMIQSNWLERLYFERLTRKTEHITPMLNKVNGDWEAALFVLLMRSFGTKVNANAFQSIAEKIDFSIVRKCAQEPFRLEALLLGMAGLLPENTIDSYPMQLQGEYEFVSHKFQIASDGVLPVQFYKLRPDNFPTLRLSQVAQLYHKHLNLFQKMMSAATVAELYALFDIKASQYWDTHYSFGKDQKKRAKKLSSSFIDIIIINAIIPLRFFYNQYLGKDESEVLLSMMHAIKPESNSIINKYNSLRDRAQNAQETQALLELKANYCDLNKCLSCAIGNYLIKH; this is encoded by the coding sequence ATGCAAGAAGACTTTTTACATTACTTATGGAAATTTAAGAAGTACGCTTTCGCGAAAGCAGAAACCACCACAGGCTTACCCATTACATTAATCAACGTAGGACAACATAATCATCTAGCCGGTCCAGACTTTTTTAATACCACCCTTGTGATAGGCAATCAAAAGTGGGCTGGAAATGTAGAAATTCACTTAAAATCTTCAGATTGGTATGCGCATAATCATGAGACAGATGCCGCTTATGACAATGTGATTCTCCATGTAGTGTGGGAGCATGACGTAGAGATTTACAGAAAAGACAATACTGCCATCCCAACCTTAGTACTCAAAGAGCTAGTTGTCGAAAAGGCGTTGAGAAGTTATAAGGAGCTCTTTAATAATCAGTCACAACAATGGATTAATTGTGAGAACAGCATAAGAGAGATTCCACAGATGATACAAAGCAACTGGCTAGAACGTCTCTATTTTGAACGCTTAACGCGAAAAACGGAACACATCACACCTATGCTTAACAAGGTAAATGGTGACTGGGAAGCGGCGCTTTTTGTGTTGCTCATGCGCAGTTTTGGCACCAAAGTAAACGCAAATGCTTTTCAATCCATCGCCGAAAAAATTGACTTTTCCATCGTGCGTAAATGCGCTCAAGAACCCTTTAGACTAGAAGCATTATTATTAGGTATGGCTGGATTATTGCCGGAAAACACTATAGACTCATACCCGATGCAATTGCAAGGAGAGTATGAGTTTGTATCTCATAAATTTCAGATAGCTAGTGATGGAGTGCTACCTGTACAATTTTATAAACTGAGACCAGATAACTTCCCGACATTACGACTATCACAAGTGGCACAGTTATATCACAAACACCTGAATTTGTTTCAGAAGATGATGTCTGCAGCTACTGTCGCTGAGTTATATGCCCTGTTCGATATTAAAGCTTCTCAATATTGGGATACACATTATTCTTTTGGGAAAGATCAGAAAAAACGTGCTAAGAAACTCTCGTCGTCATTTATAGATATCATTATCATTAACGCGATTATACCTTTGAGATTCTTCTATAATCAATACTTAGGGAAAGATGAGAGTGAGGTACTGCTTTCTATGATGCATGCCATAAAACCTGAAAGTAATAGTATAATCAATAAATATAACTCATTAAGAGATCGAGCACAAAATGCTCAAGAAACCCAAGCGTTATTAGAATTAAAAGCAAACTACTGTGATCTCAATAAATGTCTATCCTGTGCAATTGGAAATTATTTAATCAAGCATTAA
- a CDS encoding serine hydrolase domain-containing protein, translating into MKIVLYIILGIVILVIGFFAWFFTFYLTVPEIKLNAEMSETERIEAIDIWFQNLQESYKFNGVVFFSKNGRILLSKGYGFTDYQKDKILTNESSLRLASVSKQFTAAGILRLIEKNLVNLDDDVKKIIPNFPYENITIRNLLNQTSGVPDIYLELAEKNKEDIDILTNQKAIELIIEEQRKINFKPNEKYEYSNTNYIILARVIEIISEFSFEEYMKREIFVPLGMNNTRVWNLLSDESTFPNKANDFNNLKGNVTELKPSFIDGVAGDGAVFSSANDMLIWDRFWYQNDLISEAILKEAFKKPELLNGMKSDYGFGWLLTENGMWHNGAWLGANTVIMRNTNKKTCTAIFDNSSNLFFDKIIQELGKVKKVDNM; encoded by the coding sequence ATGAAAATAGTACTATACATAATATTAGGAATAGTAATTCTTGTAATTGGGTTCTTTGCCTGGTTTTTTACTTTTTATCTAACTGTACCAGAGATAAAACTTAATGCCGAAATGTCTGAAACCGAAAGAATCGAAGCAATTGATATTTGGTTTCAAAATTTACAAGAATCGTACAAATTCAATGGAGTAGTTTTCTTTTCTAAGAATGGACGAATTCTACTTTCAAAAGGTTATGGATTTACAGATTACCAAAAGGATAAAATTTTGACAAATGAATCTTCATTAAGACTTGCTTCAGTCTCAAAACAATTCACAGCTGCAGGAATTCTACGCTTAATTGAAAAGAATTTAGTAAATCTTGATGATGACGTAAAGAAAATTATTCCGAATTTCCCGTATGAAAATATAACAATCAGAAATCTATTAAATCAGACATCTGGAGTTCCTGATATATATTTAGAACTTGCTGAAAAGAATAAAGAAGACATAGACATACTGACGAATCAAAAAGCTATTGAGCTAATAATAGAAGAGCAAAGGAAAATTAATTTTAAACCTAATGAGAAATATGAATATTCTAACACCAATTACATAATTCTTGCAAGAGTTATTGAAATAATATCTGAGTTCTCATTTGAAGAATACATGAAAAGAGAAATTTTCGTTCCATTGGGCATGAACAATACCAGAGTATGGAATTTACTTTCCGATGAATCAACGTTTCCAAATAAAGCCAATGATTTTAATAACCTAAAAGGAAACGTTACTGAATTAAAGCCATCATTTATAGATGGAGTAGCTGGTGACGGTGCTGTTTTTAGCTCAGCTAATGATATGCTAATTTGGGATAGATTTTGGTATCAAAACGACTTAATTAGCGAAGCAATATTGAAAGAGGCTTTTAAGAAGCCTGAACTTCTTAACGGGATGAAATCAGATTATGGTTTTGGTTGGTTGCTAACTGAAAATGGAATGTGGCACAATGGTGCATGGCTTGGAGCAAATACTGTAATCATGCGGAACACTAATAAAAAAACATGTACGGCTATTTTTGATAATTCATCAAATCTATTTTTTGATAAAATAATACAAGAATTAGGGAAAGTAAAAAAAGTCGATAACATGTGA